In Bicyclus anynana chromosome 1, ilBicAnyn1.1, whole genome shotgun sequence, a single window of DNA contains:
- the LOC112053464 gene encoding cartilage-associated protein produces the protein MCSITMKIAIFLCMIVLCRSHKITSLDKVFKEGVDAYSKERWSECIVQFEEALHLYTVHKAVIVNCRLQCRSELPKSEIENIEDLKIFEYFINARQCITQCQQKGFDDVHMYNNVSNTVLEYMQARKPYSYLHICYFQMNNLPKAASATYTYLIGHPYDVDMKKNYDYYIEQPEVDVKEVIDLERDDYQVLYKLGVQAYKQKKWGETVHNMEEAIVHYLSWESSCRAECDRQPEQEWSPEFTITVSNNIASVLTCRQKCQEELKPLYDSGIEILADILNYIQISYYHLDRIDNAAKAVATYLALYPNDEDMLENKNIYQTLTDEKKFVEIPDIIFYYKRDKNEKQLLDIFHREDNSDPNANTI, from the coding sequence atgtgTTCAATAACTATGaaaattgcaatatttttatgtatgataGTTTTATGCAGAAGTCATAAGATTACATCACTGGACAAAGTGTTTAAGGAAGGTGTAGATGCATATTCCAAAGAGAGATGGTCAGAATGTATTGTACAATTTGAAGAAgctttacatttatatacagTTCACAAAGCTGTGATTGTTAACTGTAGGTTGCAATGCAGATCTGAACTTCCAAAGAGTGAAATTGAAAACATagaagatttaaaaattttcgaaTATTTCATTAACGCTAGACAATGTATTACCCAATGCCAGCAAAAAGGATTTGATGATGTTCATATGTACAATAATGTATCTAATACAGTGTTAGAGTACATGCAGGCAAGAAAGCCTTATTCATATCTACACATTTGTTACTTTCAAATGAATAATTTACCGAAGGCTGCATCAGCTACTTATACATATCTAATAGGACATCCATATGATGTCGATATGAAGAAAAATTATGACTATTATATTGAACAGCCTGAAGTAGATGTAAAAGAAGTTATTGATCTTGAACGTGATGATTACCAAGTTCTTTACAAACTTGGGGTACaagcatacaaacaaaaaaaatggggTGAAACAGTACACAACATGGAGGAGGCTATAGTTCATTATCTCTCATGGGAAAGCTCTTGTCGTGCTGAGTGTGACCGTCAGCCTGAACAAGAATGGTCTCCAGAATTTACAATAACTGTCTCGAATAATATTGCCTCAGTTTTAACATGCAGACAAAAGTGCCAGGAAGAGTTAAAACCACTGTATGACTCTGGCATAGAAATATTGGCTGATATATTGAATTACATACAGATATCTTATTATCATCTAGACAGAATTGACAATGCTGCAAAAGCTGTTGCCACATATTTGGCATTGTATCCAAATGATGAAGACATGCTTgagaacaaaaatatttatcaaactCTCACAGATGAGAAAAAGTTTGTAGAAATACCAGACATAATATTCTACTATAAAAGAGATAAGAATGAGAAACAACTTCTTGATATTTTTCATAGAGAAGATAATAGTGACCCTAATGCCAATACAATTTAG
- the LOC112053461 gene encoding zinc finger protein 532, translating to MSINIMNEKLTIKDLIFTKALPNYKIPIPTDGYKIFSCTDCGDKFLFESSYEHHINRKSLKISYFCRHCMIAIVFYNRCNLLSHIRSHGFKSATITVTDLKIEPLPLEHFNLSILQKPKPQPENNTNQPKNTNCYECNKNIYKHGVIYKDRAAHYMQQTKEAHACPICMFVFPTTCGLEAHLRIHLNIPPFFCAECGMHLPNRVASYPFDHDCEGFKRMKSATRLTCNIDQCENIFHPDEYRTHFKTHLKRVYRCSFCLEMWFTATKTQCTLCKKGNITNYIQCPKCPQKLFAESLIERHLNPHCSQIRDKLNEQSYPCTVCDAVFKQMYNLINHHVNKHSSANLKTFLSKFSFKDANKQPKFRKHVYHRVIKKCSKCSRSFTYRCLYENIKKLPIDCPFKCSSNTGTQSTSLQANEASDNNLEIICPLCKMKVSQNWINIKAHYAEFHKNHKCLDIQVLLYQLDRKKILSKKTNSKKIRHATKNKFKRSTSQVSKKSVNKEEDKVDDVQPNLKNNVNVCTICSYSCENREILESHILTHRDPCMAYQCLECGKSFVVKPSFSTHLLLEHGISDVQAYIDKKPCYNELALLKDQNALNPPVDEPVKENQCRICREQFETSNDLEKHFRVHGMAFLMKNAQKHSISP from the exons ATGAGCATAAATATAATGAATGAGAAACTTACTATAAAAGACTTGATTTTCACTAAAGCGTTGCCAAACTACAAAATTCCTATACCGACAGATGGTTACAAAATTTTTTCATGTACAGACTGCGGAGACAA GTTTCTTTTTGAGTCAAGTTATGAACACCACATAAACCGCAAGTCACTGAAGATCTCATATTTTTGCAGGCACTGCATGATAGCTATAGTGTTTTATAATCGATGTAATTTGTTATCACACATTAGGTCTCATGGATTTAAATCTGCAACAATTACTGTTACAGACTTGAAAATAGAGCCACTGCCACTTGAACATTTTAACTTGTCTATTTTACAAAAACCAAAACCCCAGCCTGAAAATAATACTAATCAACCAAAGAATACTAATTGCTATGAATgcaataaaaacatatataaacatGGAGTCATATATAAAGACAGAGCAGCACATTATATGCAGCAAACAAAAGAAGCACATGCATGTCCAATCTGCATGTTTGTATTTCCAACTACTTGTGGTCTGGAAGCTCATTTACGCATTCATTTAAATATCCCTCCATTCTTTTGTGCAGAATGTGGAATGCACTTGCCTAACAGAGTTGCATCATACCCTTTTGATCATGATTGTGAAGGTTTCAAGAGAATGAAATCAGCTACTAGACTGACATGCAACATAGACCAATGTGAAAACATTTTTCACCCTGATGAATACAGAACACATTTTAAAACTCATCTAAAAAGAGTATATAGGTGCTCCTTTTGTTTAGAAATGTGGTTTACTGCAACAAAGACTCAATGTACATTATGTAAAAAAGGTAACATCACAAATTATATTCAGTGTCCAAAATGTCCACAGAAGTTGTTTGCAGAGAGCCTGATAGAGAGACACTTAAACCCCCATTGCTCTCAAATAAGAGATAAATTAAATGAACAATCTTATCCATGTACAGTATGTGATGCAGTATTTAAGCAAATGTACAATTTGATTAATCACCATGTAAACAAACATTCGTCAGCAAATTTGAAgacatttttatcaaaattttcatttaaagatGCAAATAAGCAGCCAAAGTTTCGAAAGCATGTTTATCATCGTGTCATTAAAAAATGCAGTAAGTGTTCACGTAGTTTCACGTATAGGTGCCTttatgaaaatatcaaaaaactaCCTATTGATTGTCCCTTTAAGTGTTCTTCAAATACTGGTACTCAAAGTACTTCACTACAGGCTAATGAAGCAAGTGATAATAATTTGGAAATAATATGTCCCTTGTGTAAAATGAAAGTTAGCCAAAATTGGATAAATATTAAAGCACATTATGcagaatttcataaaaatcacaAATGTCTAGATATTCAAGTATTACTATACCAGTtggatagaaaaaaaatactgtctaAGAAaactaatagtaaaaaaatcagACATGCCACtaagaataaatttaaaaggaGTACATCACAAGTAAGTAAAAAGTCTGTTAATAAAGAAGAAGATAAAGTAGATGACGTACAACCAAATTTGAAAAACAATGTAAATGTATGTACCATATGCAGTTATAGTTGTGAAAATAGAGAAATTTTGGAAAGTCACATACTGACCCACAGAGACCCTTGTATGGCATACCAGTGCTTAGAATGTGGTAAATCTTTTGTTGTTAAACCATCCTTCTCAACTCACTTATTATTAGAACATGGGATATCTGATGTCCAAGCATACATTGATAAAAAGCCATGCTATAATGAGTTAGCTTTGTTGAAAGATCAAAATGCTTTAAATCCCCCAGTTGATGAACCAGTTAAAGAAAACCAATGTAGAATTTGTAGGGAACAATTTGAAACTTCCAATGATctagaaaaacattttagagTACATGGTATGGCATTTCTAATGAAAAATGCACAAAAACACAGCATTAGTCCTTAA
- the LOC112053462 gene encoding E3 ubiquitin-protein ligase RNF4, producing MNYIVDFIDLTSPVTPLRDEVINLDSDESFDASLLVRAPRKSRHMQIVISTNTRSNTNTKPNNNQKQQTNPEPSKITIEKTKNKFGDCPICWDELGKNPLASTVCGHVFCFKCLKQALLRLKQCPTCRRALRDERYFHPLYIPTV from the exons ATGAATTACATAGTAGATTTTATTGATCTCACAAGTCCTGTTACCCCATTAAGGGACGAAGTTATAAATCTGGATAGTGATGAATCCTTTGACGCTTCATTGTTGGTTCGTGCACCAAGAAAAAGCCGTCATATGCAAATT gtCATTTCTACAAATACAAGATCAAACACCAATACAAAACCAAATAATAATCAGAAACAGCAAACAAACCCAGAACCAAGCAAAATTACAATAgaaaaaacaaagaataaatTTGGTGATTGCCCTATTTGCTGGGATGAGTTAGGCAAAAATCCTTTGGCTTCAACTGTGTGTGGCCACGTATTCTGCTTTAAATGTCTTAAGCAGGCATTGTTAAGACTCAAACAATGTCCCACTTGTAGACGTGCACTTAGGGATGAAAGATACTTCCATCCTTTATATATACCAACAGTTTAA